In the genome of Cupriavidus malaysiensis, one region contains:
- a CDS encoding ATP-binding protein, whose product MSSASQPVQRISKIRRDYNRWVADETLEDYALRFAPRSFRKWSAFRVANTAFGAVAFLALEAIGAAITLSYGFTNAMWAIGAAALVIFLTGLPISYYAARHGLDMDLLARGAGFGYLGSTITSLIYASFTFIFFALEAAIMAQAFEMLFGLPRPLGYLLSALVVIPLVTHGVTLLSRIQLWTQPLWLVLLVLPYALILWREPHRYADFLTLNGRLADGDGFSWHAFGAAATVAAALIAQIGEQVDFLRFMPPLTRRNRLRWWGALIAAGPGWIVLGAAKMAGGAFLAFIVLQAELPIAHALEPTQMYLAGFARGLGGSWPAWVPVALTGVLVLVSQTKINITNAYAGSLAWSNVFARLTHSHPGRVVWLAFNVLIALMLMAMGVFEALEQVLALYAHLAVAWVGALFADLVISKPLGLSPRAIEFRRAYLFDINPAGFGGMALASALSLLAHLGVFGETLRPASIGIALALSIALPPLIALATQSRYFIARAPADFGKRHAVIRCAICRNPFEQEDVAACPAYRGPICSLCCTLDARCGDRCKPGASAQEQIATALARVLPAGTPPSTARRIGQFALVLAGMVFTFGTLLWLLYTQEQLSSPLAVRGSLFLKIGAGLVLFAAVAAWWLVLANESRTVAQEESERQNVLLQMEIDAHRHTDALLQNAKEVAEQANQAKSRFITGMSHEMRAGLNSILGYSQLLLRAPAPPAAWREDVRTIGRAGEHLSSLVDGLLELSRIEAGKLRLEQEAVALEELLDDLVRMFRPLAAARGLAFRYRVEGTLPSHVHGDSKRLRQIVINLVSNAIKFTEHGSVTLSVRHQRELATLSVADTGPGIAAEDQARIFDPFERANPHDDREGIGLGLAIVRLLADLMGGDIRLRSAPGAGSEFTVRLYLPAVAAAARPAVAAAAAPLVPHARVLVVDDRAAHRAVLRGFLAPLGLAVREAGEGAAVLPALRQWRPQLVLLDLNLPDASGWDLCRRIRAEPAPPQVVIVSANAHQNTEEARLLHGHLGFVSKPVREAELLDMVRRALAAPPAQLEARLEPPPPAQPPAQPPAPDLLRELLQLGASGRQRALEALLAELADGGGAVGAWAHRMLALARSDCAALNASLGEALHGTRS is encoded by the coding sequence ATGTCGAGCGCCAGCCAACCCGTCCAGCGCATCAGCAAGATCCGGCGCGACTACAACCGCTGGGTCGCCGACGAGACGCTCGAGGACTACGCGCTGCGCTTTGCACCAAGATCGTTCCGCAAGTGGAGCGCCTTCCGCGTCGCCAATACCGCTTTTGGTGCGGTGGCCTTCCTCGCGCTGGAGGCGATCGGCGCCGCCATCACGCTGAGCTACGGCTTCACCAATGCGATGTGGGCCATCGGCGCGGCGGCGCTGGTGATCTTCCTGACCGGCCTGCCGATCTCCTACTACGCGGCGCGGCACGGCCTGGACATGGACCTGCTGGCGCGCGGCGCGGGCTTCGGCTACCTGGGCTCGACCATCACCTCGCTGATCTACGCCAGCTTCACCTTCATCTTCTTCGCCCTCGAGGCGGCCATCATGGCGCAGGCCTTCGAGATGCTGTTCGGCCTGCCGCGCCCGCTCGGCTACCTGCTGTCCGCGCTGGTGGTGATCCCGCTGGTGACGCACGGCGTCACGCTGCTGTCGCGCATCCAGCTGTGGACCCAGCCGCTCTGGCTGGTGCTGCTGGTGCTGCCGTACGCGCTGATCCTGTGGCGCGAGCCGCACCGCTATGCCGACTTCCTGACCCTGAACGGGCGCCTGGCGGACGGCGACGGCTTCTCGTGGCACGCCTTCGGCGCCGCCGCCACGGTGGCCGCGGCATTGATCGCCCAGATCGGCGAACAGGTCGACTTCCTGCGTTTCATGCCGCCGCTGACGCGGCGCAACCGCCTGCGCTGGTGGGGCGCACTGATCGCGGCCGGGCCGGGCTGGATCGTGCTGGGGGCGGCGAAGATGGCCGGCGGCGCCTTCCTCGCCTTCATCGTGCTGCAGGCCGAGCTGCCGATCGCGCACGCGCTGGAGCCGACGCAGATGTACCTCGCCGGCTTCGCGCGCGGCCTCGGCGGCAGCTGGCCGGCCTGGGTCCCGGTGGCGCTGACCGGGGTGCTGGTGCTGGTCTCGCAGACCAAGATCAACATCACCAATGCCTACGCCGGCTCGCTGGCCTGGTCGAACGTGTTCGCGCGCCTGACCCACAGCCACCCGGGGCGCGTGGTGTGGCTCGCCTTCAACGTGCTGATCGCGCTGATGCTGATGGCGATGGGGGTGTTCGAGGCGCTCGAGCAGGTGCTGGCGCTCTACGCGCACCTGGCCGTGGCCTGGGTCGGCGCGCTGTTCGCCGATCTCGTCATCAGCAAGCCGCTGGGGCTGTCGCCGCGCGCCATCGAATTCCGCCGCGCCTACCTGTTCGACATCAATCCGGCCGGCTTCGGCGGCATGGCGCTGGCCTCCGCGCTGTCGCTGCTGGCGCACCTGGGCGTGTTCGGCGAGACCCTGCGCCCGGCCTCGATCGGCATCGCCCTGGCCCTGTCCATCGCCCTGCCGCCGCTGATCGCGCTGGCGACGCAGTCGCGCTACTTCATCGCGCGCGCGCCGGCCGACTTCGGCAAGCGCCATGCCGTCATCCGCTGCGCGATCTGCCGCAATCCCTTCGAGCAGGAAGACGTGGCCGCCTGCCCGGCCTACCGCGGCCCGATCTGCTCGCTCTGCTGCACCCTCGACGCGCGCTGCGGCGACCGCTGCAAGCCGGGCGCGAGCGCGCAGGAGCAGATCGCCACCGCGCTGGCGCGCGTGCTGCCGGCCGGCACGCCGCCGTCGACGGCGCGCCGCATCGGCCAGTTCGCGCTGGTGCTGGCCGGCATGGTGTTCACCTTCGGTACCCTGCTGTGGCTGCTGTACACGCAGGAACAGCTCTCCAGCCCGCTCGCCGTGCGCGGCAGCCTGTTCCTGAAGATCGGCGCCGGCCTGGTGCTGTTCGCCGCCGTGGCGGCGTGGTGGCTGGTGCTGGCCAACGAGAGCCGCACCGTGGCGCAGGAGGAGTCGGAGCGGCAGAACGTGCTGCTGCAGATGGAGATCGACGCGCACCGCCACACCGATGCGCTGCTGCAGAACGCCAAGGAGGTGGCGGAGCAGGCCAACCAGGCCAAGAGCCGCTTCATCACCGGCATGAGCCACGAGATGCGCGCCGGCCTCAATTCGATCCTGGGCTACTCGCAGCTGCTGCTGCGCGCGCCCGCGCCGCCGGCGGCGTGGCGCGAGGACGTGCGCACCATCGGCCGCGCCGGCGAGCACCTGTCCAGCCTGGTCGACGGCCTGCTGGAGCTGTCGCGCATCGAGGCCGGCAAGCTGCGCCTGGAGCAGGAGGCGGTCGCGCTCGAAGAACTGCTCGACGACCTGGTGCGCATGTTCCGGCCGCTCGCCGCGGCGCGCGGCCTGGCCTTCCGCTACCGCGTGGAAGGCACGCTGCCCTCGCACGTGCACGGCGATTCCAAGCGGCTGCGCCAGATCGTCATCAATCTCGTCAGCAACGCCATCAAGTTCACCGAGCACGGCAGCGTCACGCTGAGCGTGCGCCACCAGCGCGAGCTGGCCACCCTCAGCGTGGCCGACACCGGTCCCGGCATCGCCGCCGAGGACCAGGCACGCATCTTCGATCCCTTCGAACGCGCCAACCCGCACGACGATCGCGAGGGCATCGGCCTGGGGCTGGCCATCGTGCGCCTGCTGGCGGACCTGATGGGCGGCGATATCCGCCTGCGCAGCGCGCCGGGCGCCGGCAGCGAGTTCACCGTGCGGCTCTACCTGCCGGCCGTGGCCGCCGCCGCGCGGCCGGCCGTCGCCGCGGCCGCCGCCCCGCTGGTGCCGCACGCGCGCGTGCTGGTGGTCGACGACCGCGCCGCGCACCGCGCGGTGCTGCGCGGCTTCCTGGCGCCGCTGGGCCTGGCGGTGCGCGAGGCCGGCGAAGGCGCGGCGGTGCTGCCCGCGCTGCGCCAGTGGCGCCCGCAGCTGGTGCTGCTCGACCTGAACCTGCCCGATGCCTCCGGCTGGGACCTGTGCCGGCGCATCCGCGCCGAGCCGGCACCGCCGCAGGTCGTCATCGTCTCGGCCAACGCGCACCAGAACACCGAGGAGGCACGCCTGCTGCACGGCCATCTCGGCTTCGTCAGCAAGCCGGTGCGCGAGGCCGAACTGCTCGACATGGTGCGGCGCGCGCTGGCCGCGCCGCCGGCGCAGCTGGAAGCACGGCTGGAACCACCGCCGCCAGCGCAGCCGCCAGCACAGCCGCCCGCGCCCGACCTGCTGCGCGAACTGCTGCAACTGGGCGCCAGCGGCCGGCAGCGCGCCCTCGAAGCCCTGCTGGCCGAACTGGCCGACGGCGGCGGCGCGGTCGGCGCCTGGGCGCACCGCATGCTCGCGCTGGCGCGCAGCGACTGCGCGGCACTGAACGCATCCCTAGGCGAGGCCCTGCATGGCACCCGATCCTGA
- a CDS encoding response regulator has translation MAPDPDLLDSSPALAGATRVLVVDDSPDARGFLARALGEEAMQVHAAASGGAALDALAAFAPDAVLLDVDMPGMDGFATCSAMMDRHADLPVIFMTGLGETRHIVRGFEVGACDYVTKPVVIAEVVARVRSHAGKARLARSAREAVLASAVPMCAAGPDGRLLWANASATALLRAHGWASAAAGAPLPPAWREAFQRLGAAAQDGQAGADGGDRVDGLGGLRLRRLTGAGTTVVVVELSRGETAGPALTAREAEVMIWVARGKTNRDVAEILGMSPRTVNKHLEHIYEKLGVETRTAAVAAAQRSLG, from the coding sequence ATGGCACCCGATCCTGATCTGCTCGACTCCTCGCCCGCCCTGGCTGGCGCGACCCGGGTCCTCGTGGTGGACGACAGCCCCGACGCGCGCGGCTTCCTGGCGCGTGCCCTGGGCGAGGAAGCCATGCAGGTCCACGCGGCGGCGAGCGGCGGCGCCGCCCTCGACGCGCTGGCCGCGTTCGCGCCCGATGCCGTGCTGCTGGACGTCGACATGCCGGGCATGGACGGCTTCGCCACCTGCTCGGCGATGATGGACCGCCACGCCGACCTGCCGGTCATCTTCATGACGGGGCTGGGCGAGACGCGGCACATCGTGCGCGGCTTCGAGGTCGGGGCCTGCGACTACGTGACCAAGCCGGTGGTGATCGCCGAGGTGGTGGCGCGCGTGCGCTCGCACGCCGGCAAGGCGCGGCTGGCGCGCAGCGCGCGCGAAGCCGTGCTGGCCAGCGCGGTGCCGATGTGCGCGGCCGGGCCCGATGGCCGCCTGCTGTGGGCCAACGCCAGCGCCACGGCGCTGCTGCGGGCGCACGGCTGGGCCTCGGCAGCCGCCGGGGCGCCATTGCCGCCCGCCTGGCGCGAGGCCTTCCAGCGCCTCGGCGCCGCCGCGCAGGACGGACAGGCCGGAGCCGATGGAGGGGACCGGGTGGACGGGCTCGGCGGACTACGCCTGCGCCGCCTGACCGGCGCCGGCACCACCGTGGTCGTGGTCGAACTGTCGCGCGGCGAAACCGCCGGCCCCGCGCTGACGGCGCGCGAAGCCGAGGTGATGATCTGGGTCGCGCGCGGCAAGACCAACCGTGACGTGGCGGAGATCCTCGGCATGAGCCCGCGCACCGTCAACAAGCACCTCGAGCACATCTACGAGAAGCTCGGCGTGGAAACCCGCACGGCGGCGGTGGCGGCGGCACAGCGCAGCCTGGGGTAG
- a CDS encoding acyl-CoA dehydrogenase family protein, protein MADTDSLPAAPAAAPPRAHAGATATAINPHPAPPGQPLPPAGDAAALFQRAQALLPRIAHGAAQRERERELPYALAREVANAGLLTFRIPKAYGGPGGSMRDAIRFLIDLAAVDSNLAQALRPNFGLVEGLLFGQDNEAERQLWFQRLLAGQIVGNGGVERGGRHGEIRATIRRRGDHYVVNGTKYYSTGALYADWISSIALDEHGKETHFAVPRGRAGLELVDDFDAIGQRLTASGTTRFADLRVEADELRISYFPRDRRNPVTPLFQLYLAATEAGIARNALHDATWFAREKARPIKHSSAQRSVDDPYVQETIGQIAALVFAAEATTLRAAEAIDAAWADRLSNASLTEASIAVAQAQYFAVDAALKSSEFAFDVGGASSCDREYNLDRHWRNARTVANHNPRQWKAAVVGAWLLKGEAPPTTGLF, encoded by the coding sequence ATGGCTGATACCGACAGCTTGCCGGCGGCGCCCGCCGCCGCGCCTCCACGCGCCCACGCCGGCGCCACCGCCACCGCCATCAATCCGCACCCGGCACCGCCCGGCCAGCCGCTGCCGCCCGCCGGCGACGCGGCCGCGCTGTTCCAGCGCGCGCAGGCCCTGCTGCCCCGCATCGCGCATGGCGCGGCACAACGTGAACGCGAACGGGAACTACCGTATGCCCTGGCCCGCGAAGTCGCCAACGCCGGCCTGCTGACCTTCCGCATCCCCAAGGCTTATGGCGGCCCCGGCGGCAGCATGCGCGACGCGATCCGCTTCCTGATCGACCTGGCCGCGGTGGACTCCAACCTGGCCCAGGCGCTGCGCCCGAACTTCGGCCTCGTCGAGGGCCTGCTGTTCGGCCAGGACAACGAGGCCGAGCGGCAGCTTTGGTTCCAGCGCCTGCTGGCGGGCCAGATCGTGGGCAACGGCGGTGTGGAACGCGGCGGCAGGCATGGCGAGATCCGCGCCACCATCCGGCGGCGGGGCGACCACTACGTCGTCAACGGCACCAAGTACTACAGCACCGGCGCGCTGTACGCCGACTGGATCAGCTCCATCGCGCTGGACGAGCACGGCAAGGAGACCCACTTCGCGGTGCCGCGCGGCCGTGCCGGACTGGAGCTGGTCGACGACTTCGACGCGATCGGCCAGCGCCTCACCGCCAGCGGCACCACGCGCTTCGCCGATCTCCGCGTCGAGGCGGATGAGCTGCGCATCAGCTACTTCCCGCGCGACCGCCGCAACCCGGTCACCCCGCTGTTCCAGCTATACCTGGCCGCCACCGAGGCCGGCATCGCGCGCAACGCGCTCCATGACGCGACCTGGTTCGCCCGCGAGAAGGCCCGCCCCATCAAGCACAGCTCGGCGCAGCGTTCGGTGGACGACCCCTATGTGCAGGAGACCATCGGACAGATCGCCGCCCTCGTCTTCGCCGCCGAGGCCACCACCCTGCGCGCCGCCGAGGCGATCGACGCGGCCTGGGCCGACCGGCTCAGCAACGCATCGCTGACCGAAGCCTCCATCGCGGTGGCCCAGGCCCAGTACTTCGCCGTCGATGCCGCGCTGAAGAGTTCGGAGTTCGCTTTCGACGTGGGCGGCGCCTCGTCCTGCGACCGTGAGTACAACCTGGACCGGCACTGGCGCAATGCCCGCACCGTGGCCAACCACAATCCGCGCCAGTGGAAGGCGGCGGTGGTCGGCGCCTGGCTGCTGAAGGGCGAGGCGCCGCCGACCACGGGCCTGTTCTGA
- a CDS encoding DUF2188 domain-containing protein produces MTIATIQVACASNGQWEVVSDGPGGERCCFTSRAAAIAAGVQQAREHDALLIIRGVDDQLTERDLQPPTDPYVP; encoded by the coding sequence ATGACGATCGCTACCATCCAAGTGGCGTGCGCGAGCAATGGTCAGTGGGAAGTGGTTTCCGATGGACCTGGCGGCGAACGCTGCTGCTTTACGTCCCGGGCGGCCGCCATTGCCGCGGGCGTGCAGCAGGCACGGGAACACGATGCCTTGCTTATCATCCGCGGCGTCGACGACCAGCTGACCGAGCGGGACCTCCAGCCTCCCACCGACCCGTACGTCCCATAG
- a CDS encoding BON domain-containing protein: MIDTSDKGIAMKPVQKLWVAAIVGMTAVAGHAAPRQGNGQLVAGPGDTAPAAGAPGMGGYPAGNQSGAAAPVNPRADPAPMGMAAEMSGATSDRAITMNVKSQLLAEKGLTSSGIQVSTQDGVVRLSGTVKNDSERLTALNATRSVAGVKSVEDAMRVGK, from the coding sequence GTGATCGACACAAGCGACAAGGGGATTGCGATGAAACCGGTTCAGAAACTATGGGTAGCGGCGATCGTCGGCATGACTGCGGTGGCGGGGCATGCCGCGCCACGGCAAGGGAACGGCCAGCTCGTCGCCGGCCCGGGTGACACGGCTCCTGCGGCAGGTGCGCCGGGCATGGGTGGATATCCTGCGGGCAACCAGAGCGGCGCGGCGGCTCCGGTGAACCCGCGGGCCGATCCTGCTCCGATGGGGATGGCCGCCGAGATGAGCGGCGCCACCAGCGACCGCGCCATCACCATGAACGTCAAGTCCCAGCTGCTCGCGGAAAAGGGGCTGACTTCCTCCGGCATCCAGGTCAGCACGCAGGACGGTGTGGTCCGCCTGAGCGGCACGGTGAAGAACGACAGCGAACGACTGACAGCGCTCAACGCGACGCGCTCGGTGGCAGGCGTCAAGTCGGTGGAAGACGCGATGCGGGTCGGCAAGTAG
- a CDS encoding HlyD family secretion protein: protein MTALHGPTHEGQLADARRPLAARPLWRLLPRTAGYGFILFVVWAVLTVMFPNVFTRSSERAVVNSPVTLITSPVEGVVTGQLVPAGKPFQAGQGLMAVQNPNIDRSLLVELTGKKLDNQQRYDAAKAKLEGEQTQLAANTRDLQRYHAAAEQEHSANVRALQARLATAKAQVDQQEEVVNRNQSMQWAGAVSEAYTNASRYQLSVLNNARAAVKAELDNAVGNSEASKSKVFISATDGPVAALQQQHVLLSADIVQLQAQMQQLQDYSASVDKLIATEQSRLERLSNLEIRATDAGVIEDVLAAPGTRVAAGATLARASNCSQTRVVAVFPRSLSDDLLPGTRLRVHVDGVPFALPAAVADILPRASDGEQARYFVPFPPIEKNEIYVIAKLDKPLPATPRLATADAAQRCAMGRWAKVSLARSWLGMRL from the coding sequence ATGACGGCGCTCCACGGACCGACGCATGAGGGCCAGCTCGCCGATGCGCGCCGGCCCCTGGCCGCGCGGCCCCTGTGGCGGTTGCTGCCGCGCACGGCCGGCTACGGCTTCATCCTGTTCGTCGTCTGGGCGGTGCTGACGGTGATGTTCCCCAATGTGTTCACGCGCAGTTCCGAACGTGCCGTGGTCAACAGCCCGGTGACCCTGATCACCTCGCCGGTGGAAGGCGTGGTGACCGGGCAGCTGGTGCCGGCGGGCAAGCCCTTCCAGGCCGGCCAGGGCCTGATGGCCGTGCAGAACCCCAATATCGACCGCTCCCTGCTGGTCGAGCTCACCGGCAAGAAACTCGACAACCAGCAGCGCTACGACGCGGCCAAGGCCAAGCTCGAAGGCGAACAGACGCAGCTGGCCGCGAACACGCGCGACCTGCAGCGCTACCATGCCGCCGCGGAACAGGAGCATTCCGCCAATGTGCGCGCGCTGCAGGCGCGCCTGGCCACCGCCAAGGCGCAGGTCGACCAGCAGGAGGAGGTGGTCAACCGCAACCAGTCCATGCAATGGGCGGGCGCGGTCAGCGAGGCCTATACCAATGCCTCGCGCTACCAGCTCTCGGTGCTCAACAACGCCCGCGCCGCGGTCAAGGCCGAGCTGGACAATGCCGTGGGCAACAGCGAGGCCTCGAAGAGCAAGGTCTTCATCTCGGCCACCGACGGACCGGTGGCGGCGCTGCAGCAGCAGCATGTCCTGCTCAGCGCCGACATCGTGCAGCTGCAGGCGCAGATGCAGCAGCTGCAGGACTATAGCGCCTCGGTCGACAAGCTGATCGCCACCGAGCAAAGCAGGCTGGAGCGCTTGTCCAACCTCGAGATCCGCGCCACCGATGCCGGGGTGATCGAGGACGTCCTCGCCGCGCCCGGCACGCGCGTCGCCGCGGGCGCCACGCTGGCGCGCGCCAGCAACTGTTCGCAGACCCGGGTGGTGGCGGTGTTCCCGCGCAGCCTGAGCGATGACCTGCTGCCCGGCACCCGGCTGCGCGTCCATGTCGACGGCGTGCCGTTCGCGTTGCCGGCCGCGGTGGCCGATATCCTGCCGCGCGCGTCGGACGGCGAGCAGGCGCGCTATTTCGTGCCGTTCCCGCCCATCGAGAAGAACGAGATCTACGTGATCGCCAAGCTCGACAAGCCGCTGCCGGCCACACCCCGCCTGGCCACCGCCGACGCCGCGCAGCGCTGCGCGATGGGCCGCTGGGCGAAGGTGAGCCTGGCACGCAGCTGGCTGGGGATGCGCCTCTGA
- a CDS encoding glycosyltransferase: MFSFFLDYPILVAINGGVLVAVLGLGQLGSPQRRADRILFGAVTAVLLLAYLGWRASQTLPEFRMDFASLWGYLFFAFETMTMAYTLFSIVVLSRTSDHSRAADAGEAALRRARTVPRVDIFIATYNEGLEILEKTIVAALAIDYPDFRVWVLDDTRRDWLKAFCAEVGAHYVTRADNTHAKAGNLNNGLGVSAEAGGAPYILVLDADFAPHRNILLRTIGLFSDPEVGVVQTPQFYYNADPIQYNLRSQECWVDEQRAFFDVMQPAKDAWGTAFCIGTSFVVRRDLLGRIGGFPTGTVTEDIHLTYRLLPLGYVTRWLNERLSIGLSAEGLPEYISQRSRWGLGTIQVALTRDGPLRGRGYTWRQRLHYVHGLLHWLSRPFTLMLLAGPLLYWYFDVPTLSTADPLQFLAYGAPALIAYWAYSVWITRCRAMPIFTEVTQIVAALAVSVSLASALFKPFGRPFKVTNKGLDRSRLVIHGKLAALYLGLMLVSALGLAHALAADPDAPGLAFNTAWTAIALTLYLASMLVCVELPRPRKEERFPFAARALLRVGGVEYDVRTQNLSCNGAAVVTPAAAVLPVPAEGALWLHQTGWIPCRIVRRQGTLLGVALHADRAARHSLIRLLFSEPALNIATTGRPGLAISRLLQRALSG, encoded by the coding sequence ATGTTCTCCTTCTTCCTCGACTACCCGATCCTGGTCGCGATCAACGGGGGCGTCCTGGTGGCCGTGCTCGGCCTGGGCCAGCTCGGCAGCCCGCAGCGGCGCGCCGACCGCATCCTGTTCGGCGCCGTCACCGCGGTCCTGCTGCTGGCCTACCTGGGCTGGCGCGCCAGCCAGACCCTGCCCGAGTTCCGCATGGACTTCGCCAGCCTCTGGGGGTACCTGTTCTTCGCCTTCGAGACCATGACGATGGCCTATACGCTGTTCTCCATCGTCGTGCTGAGCCGCACCAGCGACCACTCGCGCGCGGCGGACGCCGGCGAAGCCGCGTTGCGGCGCGCGCGCACGGTGCCGCGCGTGGACATCTTCATCGCCACCTACAACGAGGGGCTGGAGATCCTGGAGAAGACCATCGTCGCCGCGCTCGCCATCGACTACCCCGATTTCCGCGTGTGGGTGCTGGACGACACCCGGCGCGACTGGCTCAAGGCCTTCTGCGCCGAGGTGGGAGCGCACTACGTGACACGCGCCGACAACACGCACGCCAAGGCCGGCAACCTGAACAACGGCCTGGGCGTGAGCGCGGAGGCGGGCGGCGCGCCCTATATCCTGGTGCTCGACGCCGACTTCGCCCCCCACCGCAACATCCTGCTGCGCACCATCGGCCTGTTCTCCGATCCCGAGGTCGGCGTGGTGCAGACGCCGCAGTTCTACTACAACGCCGACCCGATCCAGTACAACCTGCGCTCGCAGGAATGCTGGGTGGACGAGCAGCGCGCGTTCTTCGACGTCATGCAGCCGGCCAAGGATGCCTGGGGCACGGCCTTCTGCATCGGCACCTCCTTCGTGGTGCGGCGCGACCTGCTGGGCCGCATCGGCGGCTTCCCGACCGGCACGGTGACCGAGGACATCCACCTGACCTACCGCCTGCTGCCGCTCGGCTACGTCACGCGCTGGCTCAACGAGCGGCTCAGCATCGGCCTGTCCGCCGAAGGCCTGCCCGAGTACATCAGCCAGCGCAGCCGCTGGGGCCTCGGCACCATCCAGGTGGCCTTGACCCGCGACGGGCCGCTGCGCGGACGCGGCTATACCTGGCGGCAGCGCCTGCACTATGTCCACGGCCTGCTGCATTGGCTGAGCCGCCCCTTCACGCTGATGCTGCTGGCGGGTCCGCTGCTGTACTGGTACTTCGACGTGCCGACCCTGTCCACCGCCGACCCGCTGCAGTTCCTCGCCTACGGCGCGCCGGCGCTGATCGCGTACTGGGCCTACAGCGTGTGGATCACGCGCTGCCGCGCCATGCCCATCTTCACCGAGGTCACGCAGATCGTGGCGGCGCTGGCCGTCTCCGTCTCGCTTGCCAGCGCGCTGTTCAAGCCGTTCGGCCGGCCGTTCAAGGTCACCAACAAGGGACTCGACCGCTCCCGCCTGGTGATCCACGGCAAGCTGGCCGCGCTCTACCTGGGACTGATGCTGGTGTCGGCGCTGGGACTCGCGCACGCCCTCGCCGCCGACCCCGACGCGCCCGGGCTGGCCTTCAACACCGCCTGGACCGCCATCGCCCTGACGCTCTACCTGGCCTCGATGCTGGTCTGCGTCGAGTTGCCGCGCCCGCGCAAGGAAGAGCGCTTCCCCTTCGCGGCGCGTGCGCTGCTGCGCGTCGGCGGCGTGGAGTACGACGTGCGCACGCAGAATCTCTCCTGCAACGGCGCCGCCGTGGTGACGCCGGCGGCGGCCGTCCTGCCGGTGCCGGCCGAGGGCGCGCTCTGGCTGCACCAGACCGGCTGGATTCCCTGCCGCATCGTGCGCCGGCAGGGCACGCTGCTCGGTGTCGCGCTGCATGCCGACCGGGCGGCACGCCACAGCCTGATCCGCCTGCTGTTCAGCGAACCCGCCCTCAACATCGCCACCACCGGCCGCCCCGGCCTGGCGATCTCGCGCCTGCTGCAGCGGGCGCTGTCCGGCTGA